GTTGAATCGAGTTTGATTTAGTTGATTGATCTAATTTGCACCGAGTTTGTGTCCAATTATTTAAGGAGTTCAGTCTAAGAGTTCGGTTGAAGCGACACCTTTTTAGATCCGTTTCCTCCTCTAAATTATAGGGGATCAGTTAGACATGCTCTTACCGGTTGTTTTGTAAGGGTTGTTTTGCAAGAGATTGACATGTCCTCTTCCCCACTAATCTCCCTCCCCCTGATTTTAACTACGCCCCTCTCTCCCTAAGGATAGTTACCAATGGAAGCATGTCTAACAAGTTTACTTTCTTGTGAGGGAAAACTCTACTgaattttatacattaactggggtGTTCATAGGATAGCTTACAATAACATGTGCAATACCAAGCCCAACAAGGCGGCAAACACTAAGTTCTAGAGCATATTTAGCTAATCTAACTCGCTCAAGAAAGAAAAGCTAATCTAACAGAATCATGATTACTTCTCCTCTCTTCATGCACAAAGGTAAATTAAACTTTAGCTTGCTCTGTGACCTCCAATATAATACTGAAATCGCATGGGTACCTCCTGCTCTTTAATGCACAAAGCTGACTCTAAAGCGGAATAATTTGCAAACACTAATTAAGATTACTAGCCACCCGTGCAGCTATTATAGGGGTACACAGTAGTTAATAAAATTATATTTATCTATAAAATGCAAGTGGTCCCGTTTCAGATATCGTAAAACTGGATAGATGCTACATTTTCGATCAATGACAACACAGAAAAATCACATGTATTATAAGCTTCCTTCTACAGAAGAGTGCATTTGTTTTCTCATTTAGATTCTGGCCATCATTGGTCTGTATGAAGCCTTGATGACATAGTAGCAAGAAACACTTATTTGTGAATTTTTCGCCACCTACTAAGGGATTGATAAAGTATGAATTAATTTGATCCATATGGCAAGACACACATCACTACTTATTCGACCCACATTGTAGCACATGAAAGAAACCTCAACAAAGTTGGAGAAAGATACACCACACACACCTATGACTAAACAAAATTTGAAGCGTGAGAGATATATGTTGCATGGTTAGTTTCATTTTCAAATGTGATGCACATATAAGTTATTTGCATATATAAAATCATTAGAGGAGGTGTAGGGTGTTTTGAAAGATAATTCTAAAGACTAATGTTTAGGTGCAAATGTGTTCCATCGAGTGACAAATTCAAGAGATGATGTCTATATCAAATATTTGCATAAACTGAATAATTAGAAGATGGTGTTTTCAAAGATAATTATAGTAACTATTGTTTAGGTGGATATGTGTTCTGTTTCGTGTCAGATTCCTTTATTTCAGGTTGTATTACCTTGTGGCAGTCAATACATAACCTATATTTCATGGTAGTGCATTAGGCTGTGCTCCTACCTAGCTTTCAATAAAACATTACACTTAGTTGACAATGTATCTATCTAGAATCATTTTAGATAGTAGTATCCCATCATACCTAAAAAATTGATTACCCCTAAAAATTTCAAACTTTAATTGATGCAGTTGTGGAATAATCATACTTGAAATAATCAAGAGTCTTTTTAGCCAACGCCTAGCTTGAAAATCAATGATATTCCTTCAATTTATATTCTATTATTATGTTTATATTCATATTTTCTTATGCATGGCAATTTATTTTATTCTCCTACTCGTGTTAAATTAGGCGACTTCGCATATCAAAATATTATACATTGGTAGTGGTGTTCTATCATAGAGCCATTACAGAGAATTTTTTGCGTGTTTGTGCCTAATTTGTTTTATCATGGCTAGGTCTTCTTTTTGTACGATGGGATTTaattattattttcaatcaaGCATATGCTCAGTTTCTTTTAGCCGAGGCTTGAGGACTCAGTTTACGTGTCGTTTTTCTTTGTCTACATGGACTCGCAAGTGGAATTTATTTTCATGGGAATCAGAATGTGTGATCTTTATTTATTCCtacatttatttattttttgttttgcaAGGAGAAGGCACATAATATATACTTTTCTCAGAACTAACAAGGGTGTtgagtttttttttgttttgtccGTGTTTGTTTAATCTTTATTGCACGTATTTTTTTCAAGGTTTTATTTCAAATACGTGGTGAGAAGTCCTTTTTTGAGGTTGTATCTTTTCAGGTCATGTCGTGTTGTATtatgttttcccaccagagatcttTTTTTGCAAGATTTTATTTCATGTATGTGGTGAAAACTCTTTTTCTGGCTTTATTTTTACTCTGGGAAGTAACGTGGACGCTAAGGACTATTTTCTTTTGGGAGGCGTGGGCTTAATCTTTAATTGTATGTGCGTGGTGAGAACCCTGATTTTTTTTCCTAGGAAGTAACGTGGGTGCTAAGGACTCACCTTTTTTCTTTACGTGACTCCGATGTTATTAATTTTTTGTACGTGCTGGTTGGATCCGTTGGGTACAcgtagtgctttttaataaggcCCGACGTTCTAATAGATCTTGACCATTAAAAAATAGAATATAATAGTTATATTAATCTTGATGATGTGGATTAACATGAAGTCTTGAAAGATGCTTCCAATTAGTAAATATAAGATTTTTAACATTAAGTAGCATACAATCAAGCGAGCGGCGCCTTCCATCGTTTTTTTCAAATTCCTTCATACTTTTCAAAATATTATGCACATAGCTTCTTAGTTCCCTTTTTGATTTTTTTATGATTTATGATTTTTTATGCACATAGCTATTAAGAtttatgatttttttaaaaattatgGGCATTTTTTAATATCCAAGATTTAAAAATAAAATCCGACAACATTTGTTGTAATACATGTACATTTTAAATATTGAGAACATCTCTTTAAATCTGTGCACATTTTCTGGTTTTACGGATATTTTACAAATTCTTGAACGTTGCCTGGTTTGGCATCCATTACGATCCACATGAACAAACCGATGAATATTCAATTTCTTGTCGACCATACATTAAAAATGGACGGATTCAAAGGATCTATGCATATGGATGTACCTTACTGAAAACTCAAGGTTTCTTCACGACCTAATCATCAGATACCGCCGCCGCGCCGACGTTAAGGACCAGGTGCAGCACACGATCACTCGTAGTATGATTCAAGGAATGTGTCTGCGCATACGTACATATATCTGTGGATTGGCCCTCAAGCCATGGCAGGGCTGCACGGCCAGGCACATTTGCACGCTAGCTGCTTCATTCACCAATCAGGGTGGCCTTGCAACGTACCAAAGAATCAACCGCATGTGAAGACTATATAAACAAACGATCGTGAGATGATGAGCACCACATCACCACACAACCATCAGCGACAAATCAATATAGACCGTACTCATCAGCTTGCGCGCTCCAGTTTTGGGATCAGCTACATATATCGTTGTGAAGTTTCCAGGGCACACAGCCATAGATATGGCTCCAGCTCGAGTTGTTGCAGTGGTGCTGCTGGCGGTCGGCAGTTTGCTGCTGTCTGCGGCTGCGGACACCGCAACTGCGCCATCCCCGCAACCGTTCGTCTGGCAGAAGGCGCATGCAACGTTCTATGGTGGTGCTGATGCCTCTGACACAATGGGTAATCAGTCAAGTCACGCCACTATATCTATCTAGTGCGTGTATGGCTGCTTCATCTTTTTCTTCTGTCTATTAATAGTTGCAATGTGTATTATATATTGCAGGTGGCGCATGCGGGTACGGCAACCTCTTCGCTGAAGGTTACGGGACGCGTACGGCAGCTCTGAGCACCGTGTTGTTCAATGACGGCGCCGCGTGCGGGCAGTGCTACAAGATAGCATGCGACCGCAAGCGCGCGGACCCGTTGTTTTGCAAGCCCGGTGTGACTGTCACCGTCACGGCCACAAACTTTTGCCCGCCCAACGACGCCCTCCCCAATGACAACGGCGGCTGGTGCAACACACCAAGGCCGCACTTCGACATGGCCCAGCCGGCCTGGGAGAAGATTGGTGTTTATAAAGGTGGCATCATCCCCGTCATGTACCAAAGGTATATATGCGCTTCTTATTAGTTTAATAATTAGTCTAGAGTCACCGGAGGCACATGACATTAACTTTTTCTATACCACTGCCATACACATGCAGAGTTCCGTGCGTGAAGCGGGGTGGTGTGAGGTTCAGAATCAATGGTCACGATTACTTCAATCTTGTGCTTGTGAGCAATGTTGCTGCAGCAGGCTCGATCAAATCCATGGATGTCAAGAGCTCTGACTCTGAAGACTGGATGCCAATGGCACGCAATTGGGGTGCTAACTGGCACTCGCTCGCGAACCTCACCGGAAAGATGCTCTCCTTCAGACTAACCAACACAGATGGACATACGCTTGTGTTCAATGACGTTGTGCCAAAGGGATGGACCTTTGGGCAATCATTTGTAAGCAAATTGCAATTCTAGCGAGCAATGTTTGTCGACCAATTAATTTACCAGGGCAAGTGATGGATTTGTGATAATTATGTTGCATAAAATGCAAGTTATGGCGCTTAATGTTTGTGCTGACTGTAGCACTGATCTAATTTTACCATTCAATTTATTCATACTCATGGTGCAATTCCTATGGTGTATATATACAAGTTCTAGTTCATTAGATCAATTGCGTATTCTTTAAATTCACTTATATGATGCATTATGTAAATAGATTCTTTCATtctattcatatatatatatatatatatatatatatatatatatatatatatatatacacacacatacatatatatatatatatatctttgATGCACTATATAACTATTTCAAGGGGAATAGATTCGAACAGAAGTCATGAGGAGAGAGAAAGTGGTCGCTTATCTTGAACAGTTTAAGAGAAGTAAAAGTTGAATATGCAAAGTATTGATGTAAAAGTCCTCCTGTCATCTCCTGCTTTGAACCTATTTGATTATAGTTCTAATTCAACCCTCCCTTTCCAACAGAAGAACTCTGTCAGTATCATATGCAGAAAAAAATAATCAGTTTTTATAATAGACCGATCGAGCTAATTGCCTACTACTCTTGAAAGAGGCTCACGCCCCGCTTTATAGAAAAACAAAACCAAAGTACACGGCCAAACAACACAAGATAGTGGGGTGGCCCCTTACAAAGCAGATCCTGAGATAACTAGACAACATAAAGGCACGTGACTACATTGCTGAAAAATAACACGGGTAAGCCAGCATATAACACCACAACACCCTAGGAGACCGAAGCTCCACGAGCTGCTGAGTATGAGACGGACGAGGGTCTTCACCCGCAATCGTGACAGGGAGAGCAGAACCACAACGTCGTCCTCAAGAGGAGAGTGGCACCCGCGGGCATCACCACCGTCGGCGCCAAAGCAATGAACTTTCACCCGACAGCTTACTAGTGACACCACGCGTCACAAAGGACCACCGCGACAGGCACAAGCTCCAGATCCAGTTCTGAACGACGACACTACCAAAGCAGAGCGCTAGCCCGAACCACGCGCCGCTACACCCCTTGCCACCCACACGACAAAAATGTGTACTTGGGAATTCAGCGTTGGATGTCGATGGCTCGACCTCAACCTACATGAGGACCAGTGGCACTAGACGCGTCAAACGTGGTTAATGAGCCATTCTCAGTACAGTTCTCTCCTGAATATGGATGACGGGCGAAAAATGTTCCAAGAGCTGAGGACAACATAGCTGTTATACTAGACTTACAGGTTGTTTTGTCAGGGACTGGCGTGTTCCCTTTCCCACTAATTTCCCTCCCATTGATCTTCATTGTCCCCCTCTCTCCATAAGGATATATAGCTACCGAATGAAGGATGTCCAACACAGGAGTCTACTTTTTTGTGAGGGAAAACTCTTGTGAGTTTTATACATTAACTGCCATGTTCATAGGACAGCTTACATATCAATCAAGCCGAACATGGCTGCCAACACTAAGTTCTAGAGCATACTTGGCTAATTTATCTGAATCATGATTACTTCTCTCTTCCTGTTTTTTCATGCACAAAGCTGACTCTAAACAGGACCCATTTGCCAACATTAATTTGTACGTATTCGGGTCTGTCTAGGGCATATCTAGATGTGCCCTAGTTATTGCACATCTAAATGACTCAATCAAATatgaaaagaaaaaaaggaaagaaaaaataCATGCACGAATCTCCAAGTAAAATCAACGATATATGACTTAGAGGTGCAATACTTAGGGCACATGccgatgtgctttagcaaaaccGTATTCTTAACACTAAGTAGCATGCAATCAAGCGAGCGGTGCCTTCCATTGGTTCTTTGAAATTCCTTGTTATACTTTTTAAACATTTATGCACGTAGTTTATtaattcctttttattttttaaatattTATGTGTTTTTTTAAATTCATTAACATTTCTTAAAATCTGAGTTTTTTTAAGAAAAAATCGAACAAAATTTTTGTAATACATGCACATTTTTTTATCTTCAGAGCATCTCTTTAAATCCTTGCACATTTTTCAAATGTACAGATATCTTAAAAATTCTTGAACATTACCTGGTTTAGCATCCATAACAATCCATCAAACCGAATATTTCTTGACAACCATAAATTAAAATGGACGGATTCAAAGATTCTATGCATGGATGTATCATGTACCTTACTGATAAGTCAAGGTTTCTTCACGACCTGGTCATCAGATGCCACCGATCGATGTGCGCCGCCGACGTTCAGGACCAGGTGAAGTACATGATCACTCGTAGTATGATTCAAGGAACGTGTCTGCGCGTACATACAGACAGTATATCTCTGGATTGGCCCTCAAGCCATGGCTGTGGACACCACAAATATGCCGTCCCCACAACCATATTTGTCTGGCAGAAGGCGCATGCGACGTTCTCTACGGCGGCACTGACGCCTCCGACACAATGGGTAATCATTCAACAGTCACACAACTACATATATCTTGTGTGTGCATGCCCGCTTCGTCTTGTTCTTCTGTCTATTAAACCTTGCGATGTATATTATATATTGCAGGCAGCGAGTGCGCGTATGGCAACCTCTTCTCTCAAGGATACATGACACGCACAGCGGCTTTGAGCACCGTGCTATTCAACGACTGCGCCGCGTGCGGGGAGTGCTACAAGATCGAATGTGATCGCAAGCGCGCGGACCCGTTGTTTTGTAAGCCCAGCATGACGGTGACCGTGACGGCCACTAACATCTGCCCACCGAACGACGCCCTCCCCAATGATAATGCAGGCTGGTGCAACACGCCAAGGCCGCACTTCGACATGGCCCAGCCGGCCTCGGAGAAAATCGGTGTTAAAGGTGGCATCATCCCCGTAATGTACCAGAGGTATATATGCGCCTCTTATAAGTTCATAAACTAGTCCAGTGTCACGGGAGCCACATAAAATTAACTCTTGCTATGCCACTGCCATAAACATGCAGGGTTCCGTGCGTGAAGCGGGGCGGCGTGAGGTATAAAATCAATGGTCATGATTACTTCAATCTTGTGCTTGTGAGCAATGTTGCTGCAGCAGGCTCGATCAAGTCCATGGATGTCAAAGAGCAATGATTCTGAAGACTGGATTCCTATGGCACGAAATTGGGGTGCTAACTCGCACTCGTTGGCGAATCTTAGCGGAAAGATGCTCTCCTTGAGACTAACCAACACTGATGGACACACGCTTGTGTGGAACGACATTGTGCCAAAGGGGTGGACCTTTGGGCAATCACTTGTTAGCAAATTGCATTTCTAGCAATCAATGTCTGCCGACCAATTAATTTACCACGACAAGTGATTGATTTGTAATAATTAGTTGCATAAAGTGCAAGTTATGGTGCTTAATGTGTGTGTGCTGCTTGTAGCACTGATCTAATTTTACAATTCAGTTTGTTCATATGCACCGTGCAATTCATATGGTGTATAAAAGATCCAGTTCATTCCATCGATTGAGTATTCAACAAATTCACCTATATAATGCAGTCTCTAAATAGATTATGTCAGTCTGTTGCAATTTATGGTAATGCGTTACCATACAAGCATAGAAAAATATCCATGTAGAAAACTGAAATTATGTATTCCTTTTGAACATGTACAGTTTTACTACAACTATTTCAAGAGGAAGGGATTTGAACAGAAGTGGTCGGGAGAAAGAAAGTGGTCACTTGTCTTTGATAGTTTAAAAGAAGTAACATTTGAATATGCAAAGTACATAGAGATTTACAATTCCTCCGGCCAGGTCATTTTTTATCCTATTTTCCTTTAATTTTAGTTTGGCCCTCCTCTTCGAAGAGAAGAACTTTGTAAGTATCAGTTCTTATTcatatgcaaaaaaaaaaaaaaaaaatcagtTCTTATAACTGACCGATGAAGCGAACTGCATGCAAGTCTTGAAATAAGCTCACACTCTGCTTTGTAGATAAAGCACAAACCAAAGTATTGAGAGAATCTCAAAATGATCGAACCGTTCCAGGAGAATCTCAAATTAATCGGAACAATCATATTCAGAGAATTAAGAAACCTTGGTCAAAGCAATGGTTTTATTATCATGGAGTCCCTCCTCGATATGCAAATAAGTTTGCTTTCAGGCCCTTCCCAgtgctccacagtggacaggtgCTAAGCATGCCACATAAGCGAAAAAATAACATGGCACAACATTTAAGGAGGGGAGAGggcactttggtgaccccagaaagAACCAATGCCAAGCGCAAGAACCTAGGCAAACCACTTATATGAAACAACTTGACCAATGCATGAAAGACTTTAGGTGCTAACTCATTAAATAAAGTATGCTTAGCAACAACTAGTTAatcacctatgcattggggagtTGAGTTGCTAAGGTATTTAATGCACATAGCACCTCATCCAAGCACCTTTGCATTGGAAGAGGTCTCACACCTCCATGGGGAGATTGTGTCGCAAAGAGTTGTCTATAAGAACGAGGGACTCAGTCTGTTTGTCCATCAACAAAACAAAAGCACTACAGAATTCAGAATCAGCATGCTCATCTCATTAACGCAAAACATAGAGCTGGCAAGCGTGCGTGTGTTCAATAATTGTCCATCTTCACATAGGTGCCAATCGCGTCGAGGAATTGGCCTCTACATcaggtatcactcctttaaaggtagtgttactaggcttgattcttgacgggtcAATGCCCATTTTGTGGACAGTGCCTTGGTAAATCAAGTTGAgactgctgccaccgtccataaggactctagtAAGACGGTATCCATCGATGATGGGATCGAGTACCAAGGCCGCCGAAccgccgtgacggatactggttgggtggtccctgcgaccgaaagtgatcggacaagccgaccatgggttaAACTTTGGGGCAACAGGCTCTACGGCGTAGatgtcccttagtgcgcgcttgcacTCCCTTTTTGGGATATGTgtgacatatatcatgttcactgttttcacctcggggggaaatttcttttgtccCCCGGTGTTCGGAGGGCGGGGTTCATCGTTGTCCTCGCTTGGAGGTCCCTTCCCCTTATGTTTGGTATTTAACTTACTGGCCTGTTTAAAAACCTAGCAatttctgttggtgtggttggcaggcttgtcaggggtgccatgaatctagTAGGGCCTATCCAATATTTTGTCCAAATTAGATGGACCgtctctatttcctttgaacggcttcttccgctgaccgggttttgagccgctgaatccggcgttgaccatcGTATCCTCAATTTCTTCATTGTTGTTCCGACGCTTATTTTTGCTGCATCGTGgccttccattgccatccctggcctcagaggtgccagggtcgctggtactattgcttctacgagccaaccagtAGTCTTCGCCCGCGCAGAAGCACGTCATTAGTGCAGTAAGGGCTGCCATGGTTTTTGGCTTTTCCcgaccgaggtgtcgggcgagccattcgtcacggacgctgtgcttaaaggccgctaaggcttcggcgtccgggcagtcgaagatttggttctttttgattaagaaccgagtccagagttTGCGAGCTGAGACTctgggttgctggactatgtgacta
The Aegilops tauschii subsp. strangulata cultivar AL8/78 chromosome 3, Aet v6.0, whole genome shotgun sequence genome window above contains:
- the LOC109763609 gene encoding expansin-A24; the protein is MAPARVVAVVLLAVGSLLLSAAADTATAPSPQPFVWQKAHATFYGGADASDTMGGACGYGNLFAEGYGTRTAALSTVLFNDGAACGQCYKIACDRKRADPLFCKPGVTVTVTATNFCPPNDALPNDNGGWCNTPRPHFDMAQPAWEKIGVYKGGIIPVMYQRVPCVKRGGVRFRINGHDYFNLVLVSNVAAAGSIKSMDVKSSDSEDWMPMARNWGANWHSLANLTGKMLSFRLTNTDGHTLVFNDVVPKGWTFGQSFVSKLQF